aacagatttttcaaaagcagtgttttcatcatcatgttttctataaccaaccccaaattttacattgctttttatctgtttctcaagcataacctcataccctttgcatgattccacccatttttcacaagtgatctgggtggattctaactcctttttgcaaacttggtatttttctaccatagtttggagttgggttttggttatgctttgctcttctttcaaactgctaatctctttttccttttcagacaacttgtttttaagttcttttaaagatctttcaaatttgacttcatcagttaagattttgttcctaaggttttcattcacctctttgatgttagcaaaagcaataatgcaattgtcagaacatagtttttctagaacttgaggtgataccttggcagcagccatcattgcacaatcacatttaggattttcttcctcatcagctctctcttcttcctcaccagccttttcatctttcttgtcttcttctgaccatagatctgtcattggttcaatcagggtacctgaactttctcccagcagtacttcatcagtcacagcagtaaccactgcttcagtcacctcttccactgtttcaactttcagctgttcctcctcagattcaacctcctcctgtattgactctaatgccatcaaacaaaattcattgtaagaagaatcatttgaagcatacagtgcaaaattttcatcattaagattttcaggcatactgctccagtcaacaaactcttgactaagagcattcacatccaaccccctaaaattatacatacattccactaaaaaacaactcctatatcaatatatttccactaaaaacaaatactttttctctctccttttcaattaaataatatttttatacctttatcattacagttttctctctccttcactcacaaccactttcaatatatattaaaaattatagtgggtgaacagtgtccccccaaatatacagatgaacagtaacattttttCTCTCCtacactcacaaccactttttatactttttatattttaaaaacaccacactGAGAATATGATgccttggatgtgaatgctcgAAAGAAAATTTGTTGTTCTGGTTGTGTAACTACTGGAGCAGTAGTTTGAGGTGCAGaatgcacttgtgcctggggagcaggggtttgaacatattggatctgtggagcagctgtttggacataatgcactggcataggggcaacagcatagtgagcagtgttcacatgtgctgctggggcatattgagCATAGTgtacagtgttttgattttgaggtctaggatttgaactagggtgactGACCATGGGACCAgatgtttgactcctacattccctagcaaagtgtcccaacctgttacacttgtaacacttgattttcgatttatccaacccaacccttaggttcccatgtagacctggaaattttctcccagttctcttataaaacttgctagttctaacacttagcaaggccagttggtgcaggatgtccatttcctctaggtcagtggggtcgaaatgctgtaaatcattgagttcaaagcttaaattgtctgacatctggttttcatttgcagtgaatgcataacctgtagagtgaggatcagggttattaaaatttgcaccagcagttatgtcaatgtagtgatcataaccctgatccttaccactaccaccagattcttcttgacccagaagagcagtgttaccgaatgaataatcatcaacggttttccctgactcttgtaacttccttttctggttcaactccctttcaaaggtcaggagtcgaccatggagttgggtcaaggtcagatccttgaactcgggtgcagttctggtgacaatatcaattgtgtcccatttttctggcagtgatctgaggaacctgctattttgagtcgaGTTTGTAAACGTGaccttaacaagcctcagttcactgatgagacaactgaaacgctcaaattgttgagtcagtgattcacctttaacatgaaaaaatgtttcatactgttggttcaggatttccctattgttttctatgacctcttcggtacctccaaattgttccttaagtgcgtcccacaactctttggcactgttacaatgtaacagtccagcatatatttcgttggggagcgctgatgcaacaatactaaatgctttagcatctagttcaaatttttgataatccatttcagtataattttcaacaggtttaggaacttgttttttagcatcttcagcgcttggcactgtaggaacatgaggaccaaagataacagacttccaacaacctgtgctttgttgagcgaggatgtgacccatcctcctctgccagatgttgtactcatttctttttaacATAGGTGTTTAAAGAGcgagccaatgttgtttttatcgtcctgagattgtgacgtcattcttgttgttttacaggtactgagaaatcaactataatggtgattaatccttactctgtttttcaacgacgaacaaacgatcagtatcaactgttttgagctgaactatttacgtcaaaatgactgttaaatcaaatttgactgttctagctctgataccaattgttggatctgagtttccttttgattgtatttttgtttgtaaaataagatggagatgaacgagtgtgcagcggaaattaagatgaacacaaactttgtatacaatcaaatgagagtaatacttttaatcaaacatctttacacaaagaaccgaatgattgaatttatttcaattacgattacaatgatgatgaatgaatgcaaactccccctcagccagagctcagcagtttgttcgtgcaaagaagacgaatgatgtgaagagctaatagaacagtacaaagtactgtactatttataagcacttgcaaactactgagcatctttagctgacgtcaccatgaaagtgacatctaacctcctaacaaactctaacctctgatctatacagacactgcttgtgttaactactgctattacattctattacataacagactatagaacaactgctgcaaccttctactgctgtgaacccagcaacacttatccggatcagcagtgcttgactcaaggcagtagattgaatcagcaggacttgagtctttatcagatctttaattgagcagcagttattggtcagcagttagtaagatcagcagataggaggtcatcagttgttgtaatcactttcaaggggagagatatgtatatcagcatctgcttattctgaatccactgagctgatccagttttggctttacattatttgttcctctgatagggttcaatcccaactcTGGGATAACACGAATACTTAAATgaataaatatttttattcatATTCGTTTATTAATGAAATGAACGTGCTTATGTTTATTTAATGCGTTCGTTAATAATTCTAAACGAATATAAACACATGTAAATGAAAGAACATAAATGGACGTAAATGAACAAAAGTAAACAAAAACAAGACATGTTTTTCATTTTGGTATTTTTTTcgtttataaaataaagaaaccaACTTCATACGGTGACGATTGAATTCGTGTACGGGCCCTATGTGGCTATGTATTTGTGTAGGCAATGTTACTTCCGGCATTGGAATTGTCTCTAGCTACAATCGAATACATCAACCCCTTGGTTAGTAATGGTGGTATGAAACCCCAACCGTCCATTTTAAATGCTAAAACCACCCGTAGTGaggtttttttggcgtttttcccTAAAAAACGCCTAAACACGCCCGTTGACCGTCCTCGGGGGCGTTTTTCTTCAAAAATTGGGTTGGGGCATGCCAAATTAAACGCCGGATCAAGACTTTTTTGGCCAATCATGCCACTACACCTATTTCTTcattagttttaattaaaaaaaacaaaaaaaataataataattaggtaattgatggggcattataccactacacccAGTCAGAAAAACGTTTCATAATGTTTCATTGCTGTCTGGACCGTCACATGTCGCAAAACGCTCAAACATGGGGCATTCTCTTCACATCCACCTACACATGGTGTAATAATAATCTGGCTCAACCGCAGGGGATGACGTGTGAGGACTGAACTATCAAGCTACATGCGTGTAGTGTGGTGTAGTCCCTTGCATGTTTTGCTTTAGGGTCCCACGCTCCAGAAACCCTCAAAGATTCTTATAAACTTATATACAGGCCCTTATTTACATACATTATTACAAAATTTCACTAAATAACATTCCCCCAATTGCCAAACTATGTGCTAAGTTGAAACTGATAGATGGTCCATAGATTTATAGTTTTTGTTCATTTTAGAGATTTAGGCGATCCCCTCTCTTTATTGAAATATAGTCTCATTTGGTTTAGATTAAAAGCTATCGTAAAATTTCTCACAAATAGAGTATATACAATCCTTGGTGGAAATTTAATCAAATTTTCATGATAGATTAACTTTAATAATCTTAAATCATGCATAATGGACATTAAGGGGTTTGATAAACGCCCTCAACAACGCCTCTGGGCGTTATAGGGGCATGAAAAGGGGGAGACATTTCTAATATAACGCCAAATGGGAAGAAAAAATTGGAAAGTAATGATTGGAGGGAATCAAGGGCGTGAACcattacatattttttttaaacgagAGTTATGATACTGATGTAGCGGAAAATATCCCTTAAAGAGCATTAACCATTATAGATGGCGTACCATCATATCTTTCGTGATGGTTTCTTGTAAGCGTGTTTCTTGAAAAGACTGTCTCTAACGGTGTTAAAGGTTCGGTTATGTGCATAAACATACTCAAATTGGTTGAATCCTGGTGAAAATAAATCAATCGAATTGGGTGAAAATATCATTTCTTGTTTATTTATTAACGGTTTTTTAGTTTTATATACCTTAGACATTATGTAGAGGTACAGTCGAGTTGAGCTGAGCTCGCTTCAAGCTTAATTTATAAAGTTTGAGTTTGGTACGTGAATAGTTTTTAAACATTTACTCAATAAGTGAAACTTGGGCCTAGGctcatttattatttataatttatttcattaatttatttataaacaattaTTGAAGCTTGGGTCTGGactcgtttattaaacaaaccaTTTTTAGCTCGACCTCGTTTAAGTCCGACTTGATCGAGCTTTTAATGACTCAATCTTGGGTAGCTCACAAGCGACTCATATCATTTAGCCCCTAACTTAATGCTTTGGAACAGAAAATGTTAGACCATGTGTTATCGTCTCACAAATTTTAACCACCAGTCATACGGTAGCTCCTACATCACTCACACATCATCAGAccattttctttcatttttttcacTGCACCTCATAGTAATGTTACTGGTTTTAACCATCCACCATccattaaaataatatttaaattatataagCTAAAAATCTTTGATCGGTTGCTTGCCGACTTGGTATTTTTTCCATGGTAGCAAATGAAATATTCCTCCAAGGTGAACCGGCTAACGCGGTTCTCCCTTTTACAGTCGGTAACGCCCCTTAAGACAGTCCGATGGCCAGTGATGTAGCCGGGGCGTTACCTTGTAACACATAGCGTTACAACAAGCAACCTTTAAAACACTTGTTTGAAATCGGtgaatgtttgtttgtttcttgTGGCACCTTTAAAACACTTGTCCTTTAAAACACTATCGGTGACAAGTGTTCTCTGACCAAGGTCCTTTCGTCCAATATTCAAAACCTCAGGGACACTTTATGAAAAATATTCTCTCTATATATAAACCGCTAAACCAGCAACGCTTTCTGTGAACGGAAGCACATCGTCGTCTGTCTCACTAGCGGAGACTCACCGTTTCTACGAAGTGAAAACCCTAAGCCTCTGTCGCTCGATCGATCGATCGATTCAGGTATTGTTTGAATCATCGCATTTCGATAAATCATTAATTATCGAATTTtgcttttgatttttaatttaatttactTAGCTGCTGCATTTATGATTGATGAACAGATCAGTTGATTTCTCTTCTCTGTGACTTTGATTTGGTTCATTTCACTCAGTTTCCTTTAAATTTGTGCGTTTATCTGTCTTGCATGTGATCGATTTTGCTTCCTTCATGTGTTTTCATTCAATATGTACTCTTTTAACTTGTAAAATCTTGCCTGATTGATTTTCTTCTTGATTTTTGTGATCAActctttaagtttttttttttttacaagattTTCTGTTTTAGTCGAGTCATAAAAGTGCGTAAATCATTGACAGGTGtcaattgtttatttttttttctggTAGTAATAATAAAAGCATCAGCTTTTATATTGGGTTGATGTATTTTCGGTAAATGTTTTGCGTTAAAGCTAAAGAAACATGAATTTCATGGCTTTTGTAATCAAGTGTAAATTGACGACTAGATCTACGAATTATTTCTATTTATTTTAAAACAAAATCGttaaatacaaaaataaatagTGAGTTCATTTATCGttaaatacaaaaataaatagTGAGTTCATTTTATGCATGTTTTATCCTAGGGTGAAAACGGAGACGAGCCGCGAGTTGGAGTTCGgtttatttataatttattaattagttattatgattattattattattattattattattattattattattattattattattttgtatataatttagtaatttttcataattttatatgtagtaattattattatttaaatatatattttatatatcaaattaaATATTGTATAACCGATGGGCTTGTTTAGGCTCGTGAGCGAGCTCGAGTtcaggctcgtttactaaacaagctcACCTTTAGACTCGGGCTTCAACTCGTTTAAGCCTGGCTCGTTAGAGCTTTTTTTTTCTAGCTCGGCTCATTTTCACCCTTATTTTATCCTTTAGACCAGACTCAGATTGTTTTTTAACGTTAAATCCACTCATATGCCAATAACATTTGGGCAAAAACGCATTATGTCTAAACAcgttttttaaaacattattctTTCAAAACATTTTTAGATAATATAAAACCATGTGTAGTAAGTAGTACACATGAATAATGCCCCCATCAATGGGCGTTgtgcgacacgtgtcatcccagtcagcaaaggggcattatGGGGGTTTTTCATATATGGGTGTGGGACAATGCCCCATCAATGATTACCCaattattatcttttaaaacaaataatattacTTGGAAGCTTCTTATTGGACAAATAAATAATGCCCCAGCGTTTAgaccacacccccccccccctttctgAAAACAACGCCCAAGGGGGGCAGTCTGGCGGCGTTAAGGGGCGTTTTTTTGGGGAAAAACACCCAAAAACCCCCAGTACGGGTGGTCTAAGCATAAAATGTGTTtacaatatattttaaaaaacacTGATTTAATGGAGACAACATTTAAGACATACTGTCATATAATATTATTATACAAAAGTAGTAATTAGTAATCGTGTTACGTAATATAATGTGTATTTGATAGTCTCGTATCTACTTTTTATGTATCTATTTCATAAAGAAAAGGTTAGGCATGTTTGTTTGTAAATATAAAGATATTGTTCTTGCTTGCAGGTTGAAAAGTctggtcaaacagtcaacataTGGGTGCAGGAGAATACACGTCTGTGACCAACGAAAacaacccactcgatcgagtCCCTCATGCAAAACCACCCTTCACCATCGGCGATCTGAAAAAAGCCATCCCACCACACTGCTTCCAGCGGTCGCTAACCCGTTCGTTCTCCTACGTGCTGTCTGACCTCACCATAACCGCTGTCCTCTACCACATTGCCACCACCTACTTCCACCACCTCCCCACCCCTTTGTCATCCATCGCATGGGCCTCTTACTGGGTAGTCCAAGGCTGCGTCCTCACCGGAGTCTGGGTCATCGCCCACGAATGTGGTCACCATGCGTTTAGTGATTATCAATGGGTCGACGACACTGTGGGCTTTGTTCTCCACTCGTCTTTACTCGTCCCTTACTTTTCGTGGAAATATagtcaccaccgccaccattCCAACACTGGATCACTCGAGCGGGACGAGGTTTTCGTCCCCAAATCCCGATCGAAAGTCCCGTGGTACTCGAAATACTTTAACAACACAGTGGGCCGCATTGTCAGTATGTTCGTCACTCTCACTCTCGGCTGGCCCTTGTACTTAGCTTTCAATGTGTCGGGCCGACCCTATGACCGTTTCGCCTGCCACTACGTCCCAACCAGCCCTATGTACAATGAACGTAAACGTTACCAGATAGTCATGTCCGACATCGGGATTGTTATCACATCGTTCATCCTTTATCGTGTTGCTATGGCAAAAGGGTTGGTTTGGGTGATTTGCGTCTATGGGGTTCCGTTGATGGTTGTGAACGCGTTTCTGGTGTTGATCACTTATCTTCAACATACTCACCCTGGCTTGCCGCATTATGATAGCTCGGAATGGGAATGGTTAAAGGGAGCATTGGCGACAGTGGACCGTGACTATGGTGTGTTGAACAAGGTGTTCCATCATATTACCGACACACATGTGGTGCACCATTTGTTTTCGACAATGCCTCATTATAATGCGATGGAAGCACAGAAGGCGCTGAGACCGGTGCTTGGGGAGTATTATCGGTTTGACAAGACCCCGTTTTATGTAGCCATGTGGAGAGAGATGAAGGAATGTTTGTTTGTGGAGCAAGATGATGAAGGGAAAGGAGGTGTGTTTTGGTACAAGAATAAGATGAATTAATAAGTGTTTAGTGGATGTCTATGCTTATTAAGTCTGTGACAATGGGTCTTGTCCTGGTTCTGGGTCTGGGTCTGGTTAGTGTGTGTGGTTAGTGTGTGTTGTGGGTCAAGTGTATGTCAGATGGATGTAACGCAGTATGTGTTGCCGTGTTGGGTGTGTTTTAGAACTATTAatgaatatattatatatatctCTTATTTGGGTGAACTCAAATCGGGTAATGGGTTTAAATGGGCTAGCACCACTCACGACTATTGTTTATCTTCACCATCTACTTGTCAACGATGCCTCAAACCACCACCCACTAACAACGTTACATCACCACCGTAGTCACCGCCACCTTCACTTGTCGCCACTAGCCTCCGGCCACCGTAGTCACCGCCATCTTCACCCATCGCCACCAGCCTCCGTAAGATGAGATATGAAGGATGAACTTAAATTGATTGTATTTTTTCTTAAACGATCATTTCAAACTCCATTTTAGCAAGAGCCTATTTGATTCAAACCAAATTGATATTTTTTACACAGCTCGTTTTGACCTGAACTCTTGCCCAGAACCTGTTTTGACGTGAACCTATTTTACCTGCCGATTAGCAGTATTGACGGAGCCATGAGTTTCCTTTAGGAATTCTCAAGGTTAAAAGAAAAAAGAGATtataaaaacaacaaaaatgaagATTGAAGAAACAACTTGCTACATATTTGACAGACGACATAAGCAAAATTTTACTAGCAAAACGGTATATGAACTCAAACGAACATAACACATCCTTCGGGTTCTACAACCAAAGCAAAATTTAACTAGCAGACGGTATATTGTatatgaacacaaatgaacgtaGGACCTCCTTCGAGTTCTACAACCAAGATCACACATACATAGTAATTGTACAATGCAAACAAGATCAAACCAATCGAAAAGGGAAGATCTGTGGTAGTCTATTAACAAATATACAAACCGGGTCCCCATAAACAACCATAAAACATTGAAACTACCAAAGCAAGGGTCATGGGCGATTAGCCACGTATGTACCTTTTGTGCGTCAAGTACCATAACCAATGACGGAAAACCATGCTAGTTATAAGGATATGAAGCAAATCATGGGATGTATGATCATAATCAGAATGTCAAAAGATCACTAATCTTCCTGAGAGATTAATGCATACAATTCTTTAGCAGTCCAACTTTCTTCAAGAAGCTCACTGAGAGGAGCCGCAATCTCATTCGCCATTGTCAACATGATGTTCATGCAATCTGTAGCCATTCACAGTTCATCTTAATCAACATGTtcaaatttttaatatttttatgtaaTATAAAAGGAAATGCTAACCTGGAATTTTGGTAAAATTAAGGAGAGATGTGGCAGCAAGAATCTTGTGCTCTACCCATCCACTATTTTCGAGGTTTTCTTTTAGTTTAGAGATAAGAACCGAGAAAGCAGAAAGCTGGAACTCGGACTCAGGTAAAGAAGCAAGTGAAGAACTGAACCACACCATCGTGATCAAGCATACTTTCGTCATTTCACGATGTCCACAACTCAAGCACTGGGAAAATGAATCCAGAAACGAGTTTTTCCCATCACTAACAAGAGACGTTGACAATCTGATCAACCAATCTTCAACAGCCTCTTCCTCCTCAGTATCCTATAAGCCATAGCATTTGGTTTTAGAGCGCTTTTTATAGATTATAAAATTACAATTTAAATCCGTTTAATTTAGCTAAtctttaataacatatttttttatagAACATTAAAACGTTTAACTAAGTTACTTTTAAATCTCCAAAAAGTAAcaagaaaatatatatgtttttttctaTAATACTAATTGCGACAGTAATGGGCTTtagttatgttttatttgtaaaagaaatcccataatttatagtgtaaagtacacaaatggtccctatggttgaccaaaattttggatttggtctctAGCTTTCCAAAACTACatgaatggtccctgtggtttgcactttgtaatgcatttagtcccTAGCTAACAAGTCTTAAGGTTTTCGCAGGTCTAGGTTATTGagtaaggtgctgtttgtttttgcagacataaattgtctgcaagctgatttcatctgtttttatgtctgcaactgaagatgtggtctgaagatctgcaagctgaaaatataagactgtttgtttttataaGTTGATACCGGTCTGAAGCGCATCAAACAAAGACGAAACATTCACATTCAGCTTCGATCCAGTGGAGGAGAAGAGGGAGGTCGGAGAAGGAGCTGGTCACCGGAGGAGGAAGGAGGTCGCCGGAGGAGGAGGGAGGTCGGAGAAGAGGTAGGTCGCCGGAGGAGGTAGGTCACCGGAGGAGAAGAGGGAGGTCGCCGGAGGAGAAGAGGGATGTCGGAGAAGGAGGAGGAGCGGTGGTGGGAGGGGCTGATGTTTGGGAGAGGAGAAGAGGGAGGTGTGAAGATGTTTTAAGAAAGGGGTCCATAGCttattttttaagatgaaaaaaGCTGAGTTCAGAtctgtttgaaaaaaaaaatcaaacagtCTTCAAGGGTAACGTCTGCGCGCTTGCAGACATCAGCCCccttgaagatgtttgaagaaaaaacaaacaccccctaaatgtgttacaaagtgcaaaccacagggaccatccatgtacttttgaaaagctagggaccaaatccaaaattttggttaagcatagggaccatccgtgtattTTACTCTTTGTTATAATAGGTAGAGGATAATACAAAAAAGAATACTCATAGTAAAACACTAACACTCATTACATTCGTACAAACTCATTACACTGTCCATTCCGTTCCTTTCTGGTTTCGTTAAATATAAATAAAGCAAAAAACACCGTGATTCCATGAACTAAAAACACAAGACCCCAATCCTGCAACCATAACAGCGTAAAAAAATCTACAGAGCTTTAGGAAGAGAGAAAATTACCGTCAAAATGTTGGTGGCGTTGTATTCTAGGACATCTAATTCAGGCTGAATAATAACATCCAATTCAGGTCTATTATAGAAACCAGCTTTCTGTAGATTATAATCCTGTGTGATTACCGTCCCAGATAAAGAGATACGCGCTCCCATTATAAGAAGTGCTCTACAACATGTTTCTCGCACCTTTTCATCAAAAAGACTAGTGTCAAGAGCAGATGTAATTGTATCAACAGCTTCCTCTCTATATATACTGTACTTCTGTTGATCCACCTGTCAGTTGGAATACAAACATCTTAACAATCAAATATGtgtgacaattttttttttgtgtgtgtaaaatgccattttcgtccctgaggtttggccagttttgcaactttcatccaaaggtttgtttatCCGCATATGGGACCAAAACGTTTGAAACTTGCCATTTttatccagctcgttaactccatccatttttcttcgttaagtcaggggtattttcgtccttttgttaacttaaagggcaattcagtctttttcaggggtgttcggtctttttacataaagtgaaaaagaccgaattgccctttaagttaacaaaaaggacggaaatacccttgacttaacagagaaaactggatggagttaacgagacggatgaaaatggcaagatttcaaaccttttggatccagatgtggaaaaacaaacctttggacgaaagtcgcaaaactggccaaacctcagggaggaaaatggcattttactcttttttacaGGTTTTTATGAACATACCAAAAGATCCAAGTGTAACAGGAGCACAGCAACCAAGGGTTTCTGCTCAAGTGAACAACTCTGAAGA
Above is a window of Helianthus annuus cultivar XRQ/B chromosome 14, HanXRQr2.0-SUNRISE, whole genome shotgun sequence DNA encoding:
- the LOC110904312 gene encoding acyl-lipid (9+3)-(E)-desaturase is translated as MGAGEYTSVTNENNPLDRVPHAKPPFTIGDLKKAIPPHCFQRSLTRSFSYVLSDLTITAVLYHIATTYFHHLPTPLSSIAWASYWVVQGCVLTGVWVIAHECGHHAFSDYQWVDDTVGFVLHSSLLVPYFSWKYSHHRHHSNTGSLERDEVFVPKSRSKVPWYSKYFNNTVGRIVSMFVTLTLGWPLYLAFNVSGRPYDRFACHYVPTSPMYNERKRYQIVMSDIGIVITSFILYRVAMAKGLVWVICVYGVPLMVVNAFLVLITYLQHTHPGLPHYDSSEWEWLKGALATVDRDYGVLNKVFHHITDTHVVHHLFSTMPHYNAMEAQKALRPVLGEYYRFDKTPFYVAMWREMKECLFVEQDDEGKGGVFWYKNKMN